CCCTGCGCACGCTCGTCGGCGGGTTCGGCACGACCAACGGCTTCGAGTGGACGGACGGCGGCCGCACGATGGTCCTCACCGACACCGCGACCACCACGGTCTTCCGCGCGCCCTACTCGGAGGACGGCGAGCTGGGCGAGCTGGAGCCCTGGATCCACGGCGAGATGAGCGACGGCCTCACCCTCGACGCGGACGGGTACGCATGGAACGGGATCTACGGCGCCGGCAAGGTCGTCCGCTGGGCGCCGGACGGCTCGAAGGACCTGGAGATCGAGGTGCCGGCCCCGAACGTCACGTCCGTCGCCTTCGCCGGCCCGGACCTCCGCACCCTCGTCATCGGCACCGCGCGCGAGAACATGACCGAGGAGCAGCTCGAGGAGCACCCGCTGTCGGGCGGCGTGTTCGCGATCGACACCGCCGTCTCCGGCCGCCCGGTCCACGTCTTCCGCACCGCGGTCGGCGGCGGCGCACGCGCGTAGCGTCGGAGGCGCCGTCCGACCGGGCGGCACCACTCTCA
The nucleotide sequence above comes from Clavibacter sp. B3I6. Encoded proteins:
- a CDS encoding SMP-30/gluconolactonase/LRE family protein, which gives rise to MSVLTSDIRVLRDARAILVESLWWDPAGDVMWNDITAGTLHRSPWTGAADGSDDTVLELPPPLASFQPADDGGFVAALGDRIVLVDAAGRITRELARVAHTHDGMRLNEGKCDPAGRFVVGSMDLTEGDPDAAVYAVDGAGTLRTLVGGFGTTNGFEWTDGGRTMVLTDTATTTVFRAPYSEDGELGELEPWIHGEMSDGLTLDADGYAWNGIYGAGKVVRWAPDGSKDLEIEVPAPNVTSVAFAGPDLRTLVIGTARENMTEEQLEEHPLSGGVFAIDTAVSGRPVHVFRTAVGGGARA